Proteins encoded in a region of the Saccharothrix ecbatanensis genome:
- a CDS encoding NACHT domain-containing protein has product MHGSFTVVHSTGRDALLDAAALLARDVAVRWRREEELRRVHDPFPLSVRWHTSVEGLSDHWSNIRRSPAGGAAGALRLDGRLDEVVEVFRRVPSGRLVVLGPAGSGKTVLALRFVLDMLDARTGADPVPAVFDLGSWDPRARSLRDWLADRLAQDYPVLAEPSPTGLPLAWALLDAGLVLPVLDGFDEMAPGLRAPAVLALNRTVAWFLMTSRVQEYADAVASTDVVTAAACVELAPLGLSDVADYLPRSTRPGASASTVWEPVLQHLHDSPPTPAAVNLTAVLSTPLMLSLARTIYSDTIDHDPLELLDSTRYADVPALEDHLLSTFVPVAYGDTPPGTSARDPEVSKRHLSALAWHMTSWGTRDLEWWRLRDAVSGPTRALWLALIGALEPVLACLLTLPVLPFILSDSWGEPTMVYTLFVVPLMLISGRGAWYGYLAGRFGTGGIPSRAHRVFPGLLRMLTLVRIGPVVMSAATLGLWSAIHLASGGDYWVVIAAIAVAVVFLVVNGSMPRWRTRVDLTTVVAPWSLRDADRTNTILQALAKFLVLGLGFVAALLIIVKGRSQELGFCVMVMTIFLGDRALWSGLAGTAWGQWVLLTCVWLPLTDQAPRRPADFLEDAHRRGVLRQNGAVYQFRHARLQRHLARSHQPRRFRRDPPMPYRDLVDLARLATHGNSLVYKDRPTIDNPYGDEASGRGKDAKVT; this is encoded by the coding sequence GTGCACGGGTCGTTCACTGTCGTGCACTCCACGGGTCGGGACGCCCTCCTCGACGCCGCCGCGCTCCTGGCGCGTGATGTCGCCGTGCGTTGGCGGCGCGAGGAGGAGTTGCGGCGGGTTCATGATCCGTTCCCGTTGTCGGTTCGGTGGCACACCTCAGTCGAGGGATTGTCGGATCACTGGAGCAACATCCGTCGCAGTCCGGCAGGGGGCGCGGCGGGTGCGTTGCGACTGGACGGCCGCCTGGACGAGGTCGTCGAGGTCTTTCGGCGCGTGCCGTCCGGACGCCTCGTCGTGCTCGGCCCGGCGGGATCCGGCAAGACCGTGCTGGCGTTGAGGTTCGTGCTCGACATGCTCGACGCGCGAACGGGCGCCGATCCGGTGCCGGCGGTCTTCGACCTGGGATCGTGGGACCCCCGGGCACGGTCGTTGCGCGACTGGCTGGCGGACCGGTTGGCGCAGGACTACCCGGTGCTCGCCGAGCCCTCTCCCACCGGGCTGCCGCTCGCGTGGGCGCTCCTCGACGCCGGTCTCGTGCTGCCGGTTCTGGACGGTTTCGACGAGATGGCACCAGGCTTGCGGGCGCCAGCCGTACTCGCGCTGAACCGCACGGTGGCGTGGTTCCTGATGACCAGCCGGGTGCAGGAGTACGCCGACGCCGTCGCGTCGACCGATGTCGTCACCGCCGCCGCGTGCGTGGAACTGGCTCCGCTCGGCCTTTCGGACGTGGCGGACTACCTTCCCCGCAGCACCCGTCCCGGCGCGTCGGCGAGCACAGTCTGGGAACCGGTGCTCCAGCACCTGCACGACTCACCGCCCACGCCTGCCGCAGTCAATCTCACCGCGGTGCTGAGCACGCCGTTGATGCTCTCCCTGGCTCGGACGATCTACAGCGACACCATCGACCACGACCCGCTGGAACTCCTCGACTCCACGCGGTACGCCGATGTCCCGGCTCTGGAGGACCACCTGCTCTCGACGTTCGTCCCGGTCGCCTACGGTGATACGCCGCCGGGCACGTCCGCACGCGATCCCGAGGTGTCCAAGCGCCATCTGTCCGCACTCGCATGGCACATGACCAGCTGGGGCACACGGGACCTGGAGTGGTGGCGACTCAGAGACGCAGTGTCGGGGCCGACCCGGGCGCTGTGGCTCGCGTTGATCGGCGCGCTCGAACCCGTGCTCGCCTGCCTGCTGACCCTTCCCGTGCTCCCCTTCATCCTGAGCGACTCCTGGGGTGAGCCGACCATGGTGTACACGCTGTTCGTGGTCCCGTTGATGTTGATATCCGGCAGAGGCGCGTGGTACGGCTACCTGGCCGGACGGTTTGGAACCGGCGGCATCCCCTCGCGTGCCCACCGGGTGTTCCCGGGGTTGCTCCGGATGCTCACCCTCGTGCGGATAGGCCCCGTGGTCATGTCCGCGGCGACCCTGGGGTTGTGGTCGGCCATTCACCTGGCGTCCGGTGGGGACTATTGGGTGGTCATCGCGGCCATCGCTGTCGCGGTTGTGTTCCTGGTCGTGAACGGTTCGATGCCGAGGTGGCGGACTCGGGTCGACCTCACGACCGTGGTCGCACCCTGGAGCCTCAGGGATGCCGACCGGACGAACACGATCCTCCAAGCTCTCGCCAAGTTCCTGGTACTGGGACTCGGTTTCGTCGCCGCGCTGCTCATCATCGTGAAGGGCCGCAGCCAGGAGCTCGGGTTCTGCGTCATGGTGATGACGATCTTCCTTGGTGACCGGGCGTTGTGGAGCGGACTCGCGGGCACCGCCTGGGGTCAATGGGTACTGCTGACCTGCGTGTGGCTGCCACTGACCGATCAAGCGCCCCGAAGGCCGGCGGACTTCTTGGAAGACGCCCATCGACGAGGTGTCCTGAGGCAGAACGGCGCCGTCTACCAGTTCCGCCACGCACGGCTGCAACGCCATCTCGCCCGCTCGCACCAACCCCGCCGGTTCCGCCGGGACCCGCCCATGCCCTACCGGGATCTCGTCGACCTGGCCCGCCTCGCCACACACGGCAACTCGTTGGTCTACAAGGACCGTCCGACAATCGATAACCCGTACGGCGACGAGGCCAGCGGTCGGGGCAAAGACGCCAAAGTCACGTGA
- a CDS encoding LppU/SCO3897 family protein has protein sequence MTSRRLLGLLLALLALLGAPSAVLARPDTAQAQPSTGNVQAGAIRYVQVQWGTSAYSKYIQMYRRNHPDVTPGRNVVVVLFEQDGVRTAVVTASFNRQTRPADATIDFDVYRDGEPPRTESFKSSGVGGDGLGTLELPADDSGIFHAEPLLKSWTLLRGVDHLVTVVESERQFCVTAGIDCWNRLRGTASEPPMFPNMTVAYYNVEIHNAVAVEDGSQGPEATIAQDHKIADQGMGRLKEALKTWRAGGSLIGPVPEQAFSAVVPGAVAAEPHAGPLVDALHGPAPPGDTGGIDLSTVELRHLADPGPDKGMRYSARGAVAPRDTGHEAGRANLAQASDAFFVWLSLTPDKFWVNLNPAEPDRIIDPALAATDAGRVLLRADLELKRSVGRLIHPDTELGAEFWERLRAGPDQQVCLSFRQWIVPAPATVHSGEDSVHILEAPLEVKLESEYRRDLGQDGPACGSAGQDVMDHNERVYRELILPEVQKAVDSAPEYADLRRVHLSRVAAAWYRELSSRRVTTYAGYVDRGDALPWPAREPWSPRQVFDEYVASYTNGEFNVSHEEERGEYIVTHTYVYGGVDFSQVPFTEVDDDALRARWPDVAAAALDSATRRATDGSSHAWLGVRGTPQAAEVLATVPEQPTTLGKWAWAGIAVGGLVALLFLRGIVGARVERLRKRPARVWVDRGEARVGTTTDAYVMGDRVQVKVPAGSSDRDPLTGPEGHAFQVRICRVPLAIKTTVGLVVVVGAVIWFVNWPGPAHPATLLTPATGQAPPPVPVALPQNPPHQVTSVTRPPKTPGTCFGGVIPDTGVVTAASGVSVVDCASPDAHYRSIESFYGTTDMSRCDAVPETQYTYSVTWTRGGVPISSTVHCLIGLGPYAR, from the coding sequence ATGACCTCCCGTCGTCTGCTCGGCCTGCTGCTGGCACTGCTGGCACTGCTGGGCGCGCCCTCCGCTGTGCTGGCCCGACCCGACACCGCCCAGGCGCAGCCGAGCACGGGCAACGTCCAGGCCGGTGCCATCAGGTACGTCCAGGTCCAATGGGGGACCTCGGCCTACAGCAAGTACATCCAGATGTACCGCAGGAACCACCCCGACGTGACTCCCGGCCGCAACGTCGTCGTGGTGTTGTTCGAACAGGACGGCGTGCGCACGGCGGTCGTCACCGCCAGCTTCAACCGGCAGACCCGCCCTGCGGACGCGACGATCGACTTCGACGTCTACCGGGACGGTGAACCACCGCGCACCGAGAGCTTCAAGTCGTCGGGTGTCGGAGGCGACGGGCTCGGCACCCTCGAGCTCCCGGCGGACGACAGCGGGATCTTCCACGCCGAGCCGCTGCTCAAGTCCTGGACGCTGCTGCGGGGAGTCGACCACCTGGTCACGGTCGTGGAGTCGGAGCGCCAGTTCTGCGTGACCGCGGGTATCGACTGCTGGAACAGACTGCGCGGGACGGCATCGGAACCTCCGATGTTCCCCAACATGACCGTCGCCTACTACAACGTCGAGATCCACAACGCGGTCGCGGTGGAGGACGGCAGCCAGGGACCGGAGGCGACGATCGCGCAGGATCACAAGATCGCGGACCAGGGCATGGGCCGGCTGAAGGAGGCGCTCAAGACGTGGCGGGCGGGCGGTTCGCTCATCGGACCGGTGCCCGAACAGGCGTTCAGCGCCGTCGTGCCGGGTGCCGTGGCCGCCGAACCCCACGCAGGACCACTCGTGGATGCACTGCACGGTCCCGCGCCGCCCGGCGACACCGGTGGCATCGACCTGTCCACGGTGGAGCTGCGCCACCTCGCCGACCCCGGGCCCGACAAGGGGATGCGCTACTCCGCCCGCGGCGCCGTCGCTCCGCGGGACACCGGCCACGAGGCGGGCCGGGCGAACCTGGCGCAGGCGTCGGACGCGTTCTTCGTGTGGCTGTCGCTGACCCCGGACAAGTTCTGGGTCAACCTCAACCCCGCCGAACCGGACCGGATCATCGACCCCGCCCTGGCCGCCACCGACGCGGGGAGGGTGCTGCTGCGCGCCGACCTGGAGCTGAAGAGGAGCGTCGGCCGCCTCATCCACCCCGATACCGAACTGGGCGCCGAGTTCTGGGAGCGCCTGCGCGCCGGACCGGACCAGCAGGTGTGCCTGTCGTTCCGGCAGTGGATCGTGCCCGCGCCCGCCACCGTGCACTCCGGCGAGGACAGCGTCCACATCCTCGAAGCTCCGCTGGAGGTGAAGCTGGAGTCGGAGTACCGGCGCGACCTCGGGCAGGACGGCCCCGCGTGCGGCTCCGCCGGGCAGGACGTGATGGACCACAACGAGCGGGTCTACCGCGAACTGATCCTGCCGGAGGTGCAGAAGGCCGTCGACAGCGCGCCGGAGTACGCCGACCTGCGGCGGGTGCACCTGAGCCGGGTGGCCGCCGCCTGGTACCGGGAGCTGAGCTCCCGCCGGGTCACCACCTACGCCGGGTACGTGGACCGCGGCGACGCGCTGCCCTGGCCCGCCCGGGAGCCGTGGTCGCCCCGGCAGGTCTTCGACGAGTACGTCGCCTCCTACACCAACGGCGAGTTCAACGTCTCCCACGAGGAGGAGCGCGGCGAGTACATCGTCACCCACACCTATGTCTACGGCGGCGTGGACTTCAGCCAGGTGCCGTTCACCGAGGTCGACGACGACGCCCTGCGGGCCCGCTGGCCGGACGTGGCCGCCGCGGCGCTCGACTCGGCGACCCGCCGTGCGACCGACGGTTCCAGTCATGCCTGGCTCGGCGTTCGGGGCACCCCGCAGGCCGCGGAGGTGCTGGCCACGGTCCCGGAACAACCGACGACGCTGGGTAAGTGGGCGTGGGCCGGCATCGCCGTGGGCGGACTGGTGGCGCTCCTGTTCCTCCGGGGGATCGTCGGCGCGCGCGTCGAGCGGCTGCGGAAGCGGCCCGCGCGGGTGTGGGTGGACCGTGGCGAAGCGCGTGTCGGCACCACCACCGACGCCTACGTGATGGGTGACCGGGTACAGGTGAAGGTGCCGGCGGGCAGCAGCGACCGCGACCCGTTGACCGGCCCGGAGGGGCACGCGTTCCAGGTCCGGATCTGCCGCGTACCCCTGGCGATCAAGACTACGGTCGGGCTCGTCGTCGTGGTGGGTGCGGTGATCTGGTTCGTGAACTGGCCCGGCCCCGCCCACCCGGCCACGCTGCTGACACCGGCGACCGGGCAGGCCCCTCCGCCGGTGCCGGTCGCGTTGCCGCAGAACCCGCCGCACCAGGTCACGTCGGTCACGCGTCCGCCGAAGACGCCCGGAACCTGCTTCGGCGGCGTCATCCCCGACACCGGTGTCGTGACCGCGGCGTCGGGTGTGTCGGTGGTCGACTGCGCCAGTCCCGACGCGCACTACCGCTCGATCGAGTCCTTCTACGGCACCACCGACATGTCACGGTGCGACGCCGTGCCGGAGACCCAGTACACCTACTCGGTGACGTGGACCCGCGGCGGAGTGCCGATCAGCAGCACCGTGCACTGCCTGATCGGCCTCGGCCCCTACGCCCGGTAA
- a CDS encoding SUKH-4 family immunity protein: MFAVDSDLVERARSAWGERLRPVPPDAPHPALPPALREFVESVGLPTDNPWHARFHDLPPQPPVRSGGREFAVLGSDHGVPIVVDVIAGSVWRAQSGAPCLINSSLPLFLHALGRLDQLYRGFGDAPPSERLRRVEDLRAELADLDPPSLAPSTAWQGYFDAATSE; this comes from the coding sequence GTGTTCGCTGTGGACTCGGACCTGGTCGAACGCGCACGCAGCGCCTGGGGGGAGAGGTTGCGGCCGGTGCCGCCGGATGCGCCGCACCCGGCGTTGCCGCCCGCGTTGCGGGAGTTCGTCGAGTCGGTCGGGCTGCCCACGGACAACCCGTGGCACGCGCGGTTCCACGACCTGCCGCCGCAGCCACCGGTGCGCTCCGGGGGTCGCGAGTTCGCCGTGCTGGGGTCCGACCACGGTGTGCCCATCGTGGTCGACGTCATCGCGGGGTCGGTGTGGAGGGCGCAGTCGGGTGCGCCCTGTTTGATCAACTCCAGCCTGCCGCTGTTCCTGCACGCCCTGGGTCGCCTCGACCAGCTGTACCGCGGTTTCGGGGACGCGCCCCCCTCAGAGCGTCTGCGGCGGGTCGAGGACCTCCGCGCCGAGTTGGCCGACCTGGACCCGCCGTCACTGGCGCCCTCGACGGCGTGGCAGGGCTACTTCGACGCGGCGACGTCGGAATGA
- a CDS encoding DUF6492 family protein codes for MPSAVDVSLPELDVVIPIAPKDAGEVGLCLDSVLRHCRNPVRAVHVVSRFPVTAADERVRWLDETSIEPGIGEIRDALRAAGSPHPNASWYFQQLLKLRCFDLLDADAPDHVLVVDADIAFVADVSFVDHDGRARLPMGYPLRWVNGTRAAAPLRHSALSAAARLVPGWRPVDHFSGMQHHMVFERVVSAELTRRVEQAHGVPFWRAFLATSESSKWTGASEYVLYRHFACLLFLERVAMRHLSAVEVIQSTAAGGFTLADVLDAPRPADVRAVGCHRFLDYAERIATMDYISDDLRRELPPDTPLKLSLLRGELSVAPALAPLVLQ; via the coding sequence GTGCCGTCTGCCGTCGATGTGAGCCTGCCGGAACTGGACGTGGTCATCCCGATCGCGCCGAAGGACGCGGGTGAGGTGGGGCTGTGCCTGGATTCCGTGCTGCGCCACTGCCGCAACCCCGTTCGCGCGGTGCACGTCGTGTCGCGGTTCCCGGTGACGGCGGCCGATGAACGCGTGCGATGGCTGGACGAGACATCGATCGAGCCGGGCATCGGGGAGATCCGGGACGCGTTGCGGGCCGCCGGTTCACCTCACCCCAACGCGTCGTGGTACTTCCAACAGCTGCTCAAACTGCGCTGCTTCGACCTGCTCGACGCCGACGCGCCGGATCACGTGCTGGTCGTCGACGCCGACATCGCATTCGTCGCCGATGTGTCGTTCGTGGATCACGACGGCCGGGCACGGCTGCCCATGGGATATCCGCTGCGCTGGGTGAACGGCACGCGAGCCGCGGCACCGTTGCGCCACTCGGCGCTGAGCGCCGCAGCCCGCCTGGTGCCGGGGTGGCGTCCAGTGGACCACTTCAGCGGGATGCAGCACCACATGGTGTTCGAACGGGTGGTGTCGGCGGAGCTGACCCGCCGGGTGGAACAGGCGCACGGCGTGCCGTTCTGGCGGGCATTCCTGGCCACCAGCGAGTCGTCGAAGTGGACCGGCGCGTCGGAGTACGTGCTGTACCGGCACTTCGCGTGCCTGCTGTTCCTCGAACGGGTAGCCATGCGTCATCTGTCGGCCGTCGAGGTCATCCAGTCCACCGCGGCCGGGGGCTTCACCCTGGCCGACGTGCTCGACGCCCCGCGCCCGGCCGACGTGCGGGCCGTGGGGTGCCACCGGTTCCTCGACTACGCCGAGCGCATCGCCACGATGGACTACATCTCCGACGATCTGCGCCGGGAGCTGCCACCGGACACCCCGCTGAAGTTGTCCCTGCTGCGTGGAGAACTGAGCGTCGCGCCGGCCCTCGCGCCGCTGGTCCTGCAGTGA
- a CDS encoding GDSL-type esterase/lipase family protein, which produces MLTASLLLSTITAITASAAPETPEGVFGSGWQTSGDRAWTTSGDGDGFHVLVADAGDGYAWRTAATLSEPGFDTDRWIGNACVTGSGDRAVVVYAPRTFTNEPDLTGRGGFTAVVHLTSGEVTKLPVHTSLAYFNPGCGTGETAVLTQEGTEDLGRTRLLELDAASATTAAPIDVPGQLTSATPTRDGIVAADLNMLVKVGKDGKRSRLAKASSVPHRIRADADGGVVFVDREGDRATVRRVHDTKTTTLATGGLRNLGIASSAQGTVFLTGKADQVQARDAVVLTDDKDATVSTTGRVVVPPPRPADQLVTPTEAQPVKLTVRVPATGRSTESSVHPARNVSPNAGSGRTPAPVGSAPESRAAGSPHDTVEAERMCSVARNDPAVQVYQPTPREVEWAANYAVYGRLPAQGMFPLPPLERGGQVPAQLLLGVMAQESNLWQAGRAVMPGQAGNPLIGNYYGRFVGSAQNPANEWDIRWDKADCGYGMTQMTDGMRMKGREKPGEVALPYEQQHAIATSYEANLAAGLQLLHRKWNELARFKVNGGNPRRLESWFYVVWAYNSGFHAYDKRFEEGRNGAWGLGWLNNPANPRYAADRTPFGKDPKDLATPQRWPYPEKVMGFAAYPVWGFEAPGKPVPGYRGGGWLDDQARDFVQPPPQIFCKNEPPVYDNDCRWGTKVEPTDPEVIGEPAGPCHHRNAAEQYDLRCWVHFGVGGKLANGTIEWKDCWVEENNRCGQEMLRFLNPDAPRQPRGSSYPPRCGTGTDAGLPANALVIDDVPDGVAPVSNPSCVRAPNSGTFQFTFAGDGSYPSKIDTHQIGGGYGAHFWFAHTWTNGPADKLKVTGTWRLNRPMNGWARVLVHMPDHGAHTQQARYRVDRGNGTVPNERVLLQRTQEHSWVSLGVFEFTGVPSVSLDNITKDNKPDPAKPKKAWNGIEDVAWDAIAFEPLPGKPEHQIVSLGDSYSSGEGTGGATGERFYRETDNNGDNVHRNACHRSKDGWPLLGRLSSLGDVPVRTLVEERSPHVDFHFLACSGARTHEIRAKGPGMFREVSQLDRGFLDENTTLVSLTVGGNDAGFSDVITKCITDAVNYCFDSTLAGDTEPLKVALPKRLRTGVTPAITDLLHEIKLTARHARIVVLGYAPMFEPDTDCTGLISKQESNWLNEMAGLMREAVQAAVAAAGDRVHFADPTDRFTGRRICSASKAINTIILDKTPGDRPLSDLVPHSAQSFHPNRAGVDLLAETYSEKLRELGI; this is translated from the coding sequence GTGCTCACAGCTTCACTGCTGCTTTCGACGATCACCGCGATCACCGCGTCAGCCGCACCAGAGACACCGGAAGGCGTCTTCGGCTCAGGCTGGCAGACCTCCGGCGACCGGGCGTGGACCACGTCCGGCGACGGTGACGGCTTCCACGTGCTGGTAGCCGACGCGGGCGACGGCTACGCGTGGCGCACCGCCGCCACACTGTCCGAGCCGGGGTTCGACACCGACCGGTGGATCGGCAACGCGTGCGTCACCGGTTCGGGGGACCGCGCTGTCGTCGTGTACGCGCCGAGGACGTTCACCAACGAACCGGACCTGACCGGCCGGGGTGGGTTCACCGCTGTCGTGCACCTGACGTCCGGCGAGGTCACCAAGCTGCCGGTGCACACCAGCCTCGCCTACTTCAACCCCGGCTGCGGCACGGGCGAGACCGCGGTGCTCACCCAGGAGGGCACGGAGGACCTCGGTCGCACCCGCTTGTTGGAGCTGGATGCCGCGAGCGCGACGACAGCCGCGCCGATCGACGTGCCCGGCCAGCTCACCTCCGCAACGCCGACGCGGGACGGCATCGTGGCCGCGGACCTGAACATGCTGGTCAAGGTCGGCAAGGACGGCAAGCGGAGCCGACTTGCCAAGGCGTCGTCCGTACCGCACCGGATCCGGGCGGATGCGGATGGCGGCGTTGTGTTCGTGGACCGCGAAGGCGACCGTGCGACGGTGCGCCGGGTGCACGACACCAAGACCACCACCCTCGCCACCGGAGGGTTGCGGAATCTCGGCATCGCGAGTTCCGCACAGGGCACGGTGTTCCTCACCGGCAAGGCCGACCAGGTCCAGGCCCGGGACGCCGTCGTGCTCACCGACGACAAAGACGCCACGGTGTCGACCACAGGCCGTGTCGTCGTACCGCCGCCGCGCCCCGCGGACCAGCTGGTCACACCGACCGAGGCCCAGCCGGTCAAGCTGACGGTGCGGGTGCCCGCGACCGGCAGGAGCACCGAGTCGTCGGTGCACCCGGCGCGGAACGTCTCGCCGAACGCCGGCTCCGGCCGCACGCCGGCGCCGGTCGGCAGTGCACCCGAGTCGCGCGCGGCCGGGTCGCCGCACGACACGGTCGAGGCCGAACGGATGTGCTCGGTCGCCCGCAACGACCCGGCAGTCCAGGTGTACCAGCCGACGCCGAGGGAGGTGGAGTGGGCAGCGAACTACGCCGTGTACGGCAGGCTGCCGGCGCAGGGCATGTTCCCGCTGCCGCCACTCGAGCGCGGTGGCCAGGTGCCCGCCCAGCTGCTGCTCGGCGTGATGGCGCAGGAGTCGAACCTGTGGCAGGCGGGGCGCGCGGTGATGCCGGGACAGGCCGGCAACCCGTTGATCGGCAACTACTACGGCCGCTTCGTCGGCAGCGCGCAGAACCCCGCCAACGAGTGGGACATCCGCTGGGACAAGGCCGACTGCGGATACGGCATGACCCAGATGACGGACGGCATGCGCATGAAGGGAAGGGAGAAGCCGGGTGAGGTCGCGCTGCCGTACGAGCAGCAGCACGCGATCGCGACGAGCTACGAGGCGAACCTCGCCGCCGGCCTGCAGCTGTTGCACCGCAAGTGGAACGAGCTGGCCAGGTTCAAGGTCAACGGCGGCAACCCGAGGCGACTGGAGAGCTGGTTCTACGTGGTGTGGGCCTACAACTCGGGTTTTCACGCCTACGACAAGCGGTTCGAGGAGGGCAGGAACGGCGCCTGGGGTCTCGGCTGGCTGAACAACCCGGCGAACCCGCGCTACGCCGCTGACCGCACCCCGTTCGGCAAGGACCCGAAGGACCTGGCGACACCGCAGCGCTGGCCCTACCCGGAGAAGGTGATGGGGTTCGCCGCGTACCCCGTGTGGGGTTTCGAGGCGCCGGGCAAGCCGGTGCCCGGCTACCGCGGCGGCGGGTGGCTCGACGACCAGGCCCGTGACTTCGTGCAACCGCCCCCGCAGATCTTCTGCAAGAACGAGCCGCCCGTCTACGACAACGACTGCAGGTGGGGAACGAAGGTCGAGCCGACGGATCCCGAGGTGATCGGCGAACCCGCGGGTCCGTGCCACCACCGGAACGCGGCCGAGCAGTACGACCTGCGGTGCTGGGTGCACTTCGGCGTCGGCGGCAAACTCGCGAACGGCACCATCGAGTGGAAGGACTGCTGGGTGGAGGAGAACAACCGGTGCGGCCAGGAGATGCTGCGATTCTTGAACCCGGACGCGCCGAGGCAACCGAGGGGCTCGAGCTATCCGCCGCGGTGCGGCACCGGCACGGACGCGGGCCTTCCGGCCAACGCGCTGGTGATCGACGACGTCCCGGATGGCGTCGCGCCGGTGAGCAACCCGTCGTGCGTGCGTGCGCCGAACTCCGGAACCTTCCAGTTCACCTTCGCGGGCGACGGCTCCTATCCATCCAAAATAGACACGCACCAGATCGGTGGCGGCTACGGCGCGCACTTCTGGTTCGCGCACACGTGGACCAACGGCCCGGCGGACAAGCTGAAGGTCACCGGCACATGGCGGCTGAACCGGCCGATGAACGGGTGGGCACGCGTCCTCGTGCACATGCCCGACCACGGGGCACACACGCAGCAAGCCCGTTACCGCGTCGACCGCGGCAACGGCACCGTGCCGAACGAGCGGGTGTTGTTGCAGCGCACTCAGGAGCACAGCTGGGTGTCGCTCGGCGTGTTCGAGTTCACCGGCGTGCCGAGCGTGTCGCTCGACAACATCACCAAGGACAACAAGCCCGATCCGGCGAAGCCGAAGAAGGCGTGGAACGGCATCGAGGACGTGGCCTGGGACGCCATCGCCTTCGAACCGCTGCCGGGCAAGCCCGAGCACCAGATCGTGTCACTGGGCGACTCCTATTCCTCGGGTGAGGGCACCGGTGGCGCCACCGGCGAGCGTTTCTACCGCGAGACCGACAACAACGGGGACAACGTGCACCGCAACGCGTGCCACCGCTCGAAGGACGGCTGGCCGCTGCTGGGCAGGCTGAGCTCGTTGGGCGACGTGCCGGTGCGCACGCTCGTCGAGGAACGGTCTCCGCACGTGGACTTCCACTTCCTGGCGTGCTCCGGCGCGCGGACGCACGAGATCAGGGCCAAGGGCCCCGGGATGTTCCGCGAGGTGTCCCAACTCGACCGCGGCTTCCTCGACGAGAACACCACCCTGGTCTCGCTGACCGTCGGCGGCAACGACGCCGGTTTCAGTGACGTGATCACGAAGTGCATCACCGATGCGGTCAACTACTGCTTCGACAGCACTCTCGCCGGTGACACGGAACCGCTCAAGGTGGCCTTGCCGAAACGGTTGCGCACCGGCGTGACTCCGGCGATCACCGACCTGCTCCACGAGATCAAGCTGACGGCCCGGCACGCGCGGATCGTGGTGCTGGGGTACGCGCCGATGTTCGAGCCGGACACCGACTGCACCGGGCTGATCAGCAAGCAGGAGAGCAACTGGCTGAACGAGATGGCCGGCCTGATGCGGGAGGCGGTGCAGGCCGCGGTGGCCGCGGCCGGAGACCGGGTGCACTTCGCCGATCCGACGGACCGGTTCACCGGCAGGCGCATCTGCAGCGCGTCGAAGGCGATCAACACGATCATCCTCGACAAGACACCGGGAGACCGGCCGCTGAGCGACCTGGTGCCGCACTCCGCGCAGTCGTTCCACCCGAACCGGGCAGGGGTGGACCTGCTCGCCGAGACCTACTCCGAGAAACTACGAGAACTGGGGATCTGA